Part of the Candidatus Neomarinimicrobiota bacterium genome, GGGTTGAAGGGGTTGGGGTAATTCGCATTCAAAGCATATGTTCCCGGAATTGGTTCATTTATACTTGTTATTTCATCCCTCATTTTTAAAAAGGTTTCACCCCAAGTAGACACTATATTCGAATAACTGGACATACCATTGCTATTCACTGCTTTTACCCTGTATATATAATTCCCAGTTGCCACAGCCTGACTTGTTATAAATACGCCAAAATCGATGAATGAAGTATTAGACGTAGATCCAATAACTTGAAATGTGCACGGGTTGTAATACCCCTCACATCGATAAATATTATAAGATGTCGCGTCGGAACTTCCATTCCACGTTAATTGGGGGTTCTGCATTATTGAGCCTTGGTTTGTCATGCTTAACCCTGTGGGTGTAGCGGGACATGTTGGGCATGTTGATAACAGCGTTACTACAGGAATACCATGGTTAGTTTGAAAAGCCTGCTTTATTGAAGCGTAATTCGGAGTACCATTAAATATATTGCCATCATTATCGTCAGCTAAGGCAATATTATCAGCGAATTGTTCAAATGTAAAAGCCAAAGGTTCGTATTGTAAAGCATCAAACACCAACTCATTAACGAAGCTATCATCACCAATGAGACCTCTTAAATCCCAACATGCCCCTCCAATAATAGTCCCTAATATATGTACGTCAGAATATGGATTCAATTCTTCCCCAAACCACTTCAGATTATTTTGCAAACTCCTTTCTCTTGTTGTAATAAATTGAGGAAATATACTTAAATAACCATGTTGAGGATCAAGCGTAATTGCAGATGCAAAATAATCGGCTATTCCTTCATCAATTGCCATAAATTCAAAATTATATGGTTGATATGAACTATAAATTTTGTTAAAAACTAAATGTGTATATTCGTGATAGGAAACATCACTTACACCACCCCAAAATACATTATTCGAAGTACCATAATCAATTTAGGTAGTTCCTATCGCCTGGCCTGTAACGCTCGACCCACCGTTTATACCTACCGCAACAGGTCCAACCATGATATTAAATGGAGGTTCACTAAAAAAATCCATAACCTTAGATAAGTGCCACCAAACGTTCATACCAATGTTTTTACTGGTTGTATTTGGAGAATTATCCATTTCCCAGGTGTAATTATAGTTATAACCATTTAATGTTACATTTCTCATCAAATTGTTCCCTGCACCGGTGATTTCCATATTTCCATTGCCTAATAGGAGATTTAAATCATAAGGGGGGAAATCTTCAATGTATATAGAGTAATATCCATTTTCATCTGTAAGATCCATCCAAATCTCAAAATTAGGGAATTCACCCAAAAATGTTGTTATTAATGTTCTTGACTTCAGTCCTACAGGAGCTAATACTTTAGGTTCATAATAATCACGTGGCCAATAATATTGTTGAAGCCTGCCTGTGACATTATAGAATTCACTTACCTCAGGGTACTGTTTGATTATTGAACCATTATTTGCATCTATAAAAATTGATTCCGCCCAATGGCCGGACATTAAACGAATATGATATGCAAGGAAATAAGTAAAATTTTTATCATTTTCAATTGGGAGAATAATCAATTCAATGTCAGGTTCTCCTACAAGAGTATCGGTTTGTTCTAATTTCAGAAATCTATTCACAGCTATTTCCAAAACATTTTCCTTTGCAAGGCTTGGAACAGTACTCATTTTTACGTCAGGGAAATATTTAATCCCAACCAATTGTACATTTCCGTTATTTGAAACAGTAAAGCCAAATTTTGAGCCAAAGACAAGAATATCATCAACAATTTGCACAAAACTAATATGCCACTTACCTTTTCGGTTCTCGGCTCTTTCGAGTTTTAAAGTACTGGGATTTATTTTAAATATCCCCTTATTTTCCTTAATGAATGTATTTGAGAGCCCTTTGATATTTATTTCAGAAATCATTCCATATCTATTGAAATTTCCAATCAATCCCTTCACTCTCTCTGGAAAACCTGTTTTGGGGTTATATTTTATTTTAATATCATGTTGATCAATCGATTTTGAATCGACCCAATCATGTTGACCGTATGATATCCCGGTTACAATGACTAAACCCAAAACGAGCCCAATAACAGCGCATTTAATCTCTCGTTTGCTTTTCATGATTATCTCCTATT contains:
- a CDS encoding fibronectin type III domain-containing protein, with amino-acid sequence MAIDEGIADYFASAITLDPQHGYLSIFPQFITTRERSLQNNLKWFGEELNPYSDVHILGTIIGGACWDLRGLIGDDSFVNELVFDALQYEPLAFTFEQFADNIALADDNDGNIFNGTPNYASIKQAFQTNHGIPVVTLLSTCPTCPATPTGLSMTNQGSIMQNPQLTWNGSSDATSYNIYRCEGYYNPCTFQVIGSTSNTSFIDFGVFITSQAVATGNYIYRVKAVNSNGMSSYSNIVSTWGETFLKMRDEITSINEPIPGTYALNANYPNPFNP